The region TGAACAGTCCCTGGGACGTTCTTTCCCACTCTGGGGAGTGCATATGGGACATTAGTTTTTCTGCCCCAAAAGAGGTCGGAACAGGAAAGTaagcccagcacagtgcctggcacaaaatAGGCAAGGAAGATGTGCTAAGAAGGCAGATATTTATTAAGCTCAAAGCTCAATTtcacctcctctcctcccattCACCAGGAGTACCTGTGCTCTGGGACTGTGAAGCCCTTATGAGTGCAAGGTTTCAACCCTTCGAAGAGAGTCTGAATGTCTGCTCCAAGCAAGAGAACTGCAACCATCCCCCTCCTGCTTCACTTACAGATAAATTGCAGCCTGGATCAGAAGGTCCAGGGGGAGCCATCTGCCCTAGATCAGTGTTTTCCAAACTGCAGGTTCATGGGCAGAGAATTTAATATAGTAGGATGGactctacatttaaaataaaaatagtaaaaaaagaaaaaaaaatcaaggggccCTGCACATACTAAAGGTGGCTATTGTTGAAGAAACTCCTTTTACATACATTTTGTGTATCTGTATATTGGGCTTCATATAAAACATGTATGTTACAGTGGGTTATgtttaaagaaagttttaaaacacTCTTCCAGATGACACAAGTCTTCAGGAGGTGAGATGAGCCTGACCCTAGGGCAGGCCAACAGTCCTATTCCCTAACCAGGACAGCCAAGGCCCACAGGAGGCAGGTTCTACTAGGTGGTGAGCAAAGAAGGTCCAAGATGCAGTCTCCAAGAACAAGTGCTCAGAGTGGGAAGCTGTTTATTGGGTGTCCAGCCTCAAGTCCTGGTTGGGAAAAGAAGGCAGGTCTGGACCCTGCCCAGTGTCAGTATAGTGGCCTCAGGAAGACAGTGGGGCCTCCCAAGGGCTGCTTTCTTGAAGAGGCAAGTTTTCAGGCACAACATTTTCTCCCTTGGCCCCTCCAGTCAGGGCTCTATCATGGACCGCCCCAGGTCTTCAGAGCCAAAGGACCCCATTCTGTGTGAGGGCTCACTTGTGCCCATCACAGCTCTAAAGCACCGAGCTGGAAGCAATAGCTTAGGGATTCCTCCTCCAGGAAGGGAATCACTTCCAGCGGAGGCCAGTTTCATCTGTGTCCAGGGCCCTGAGAGCAGGCCTGCACCTCCACAAGTGTCTCAGGGCTTCAGTAGTCCTACAACCCTGGGATGCATGATACCAGATCATGGATGCTTCCACCGGGCATGCTTCTGCAGCGTGTTCTGCTCCATAAAGCGGCGCGGGCAATGTGGGCACTGAAACGGGCGCTCGCCGGAGTGCACACGGCTGTGCTGGGCTAGCTCCCCCGCATCCCGGAAGCGGCGAGGGCAGAGCGGGCAGCTGTGGGGTCGCCCACCACCGGCTCTGTGAATGGAGTGGTGCCGTGCCAGGTGGCTGGCCCGCTTGAATGCCTTCCCGCAGGTGTCACACTCGAATGGCTTCACCTCTGAGTGGGTGATGCTGTGTCGCTGAAGGTAAGACATGTACTCGAAGACCCTGGAGCACACAGGACAGCTGTAGCACTTTTTCTGCGCAGAAGCCCCATCAGCCCCAGGCTCCCTCTGCGACTCCTCGTCCACCAGCACTGTGTAGGGGACACCCTGGGTGTCAATGAGAAGGTAGTGGTTGGGCCTTGGAGGGGACGAAGTCTGGGGAGATCCAGTGGAGGAGGAAGGTCCAGGTTCAGGGGACCTGCCTGTCCGAGGGGAAGGGGCCTCCATGGCCTCAAAAGAGGGAAGCGCCAGGGGCTGGGGGCAAGGGGACGGCAGCACCAGCATCCGGAGGGGTGGCTGAGGCCTGGTGGATGGGAGAGAGGATGAGAAGTTTGCACAGCACAGAGGAGCACGGAACCACAGCTTCAGTTCTTTCCCCTCTATGTGCCCTACCAGGACCTCTGCATTTTGCTGCCCCTCAGTCTCTCTACCCAGTACTGTACTCTGTGACCCTCTGCAAGGCAGGCAAGGTTCTCCTGTCCTCTGGTCTCCACTGCCCACCGTACTCATAGGCGCTCTCTCTTTGATGCACAACCGGGACCTTGCTCCCCTTCCCCCTCTGCCCTTCTCAGGTAACTGCCCCTCTATGGCTCTGGCCTCTCCCAGGCTATGGCCCGAACCGGGTCTAGGTGAGGGTCCATCCTGTACCTCCAGGCTCCCTCTAGTCCGCGCCTCTCCACCCCACACCTCTTCCTAGGCCCTGGAGCTCTCCACCGGCCCGCCCCGGTCCATGGCCCTCGCCTGCCGCCTGCAGAGCCTTTTGGCGCCACCAGCTCTCGGAAAAGCCGGATTGGGACGCCGCGGGCCGGGCCTCCCAGCCCAGCACAGGTGCCGGGCACGGCGGCCCCGCCCCCGCTCGGCTCCCTCGCGCCCCGCCCCGTACCCGGTGCAGCAGCCTCTAATGTCCGGGCGGCTCCAGACGACCCCGAGCTGCCTTCGCAGCTTCAGGCGGCGGCGGCACGGGGACCTCTGGATGTCCCCAGGAGCTGGCGGCACTGGGTGAGGGGAGCGAAGGTCGGGGGAAAAAGATGAGGGTCCAGGGGAGGACGGTGGAGGCGGGGCACCTGAGAACTAGGGAATGGGCGCCGGCTGGAAACACACACCGAGAAGAAGGTTCCTGGGTGCCCAAGGTCCGGTCTTAACCCCCTGCCCCGTCCCAGTACACACCAAGTAGGAGCCTGAAAGTGGAGTGAGGAATGTTTATTGAGCAacgaattggggggggggggtcatggGCAGAAGGGGGAGGTACTGAGACGAACCAGACCGTGCCGGTGCTCTTTTCTCTGCCTTCTATGCAGACAACAACCATTCACCACTTGAGAGAGCCGAAAAACAAGGCTCAGAGAGATCGCGTCGTTTGCAAAGGCTCACAAAGCACAGCCAGACAGGAGCCCAACTCCTACTGGCTcccaggcccagggaggggcAACAACTTTGGTCTACATCACACAGctaggggggagggggaggaaggaatgcTGTTTCTTCCTTTGGGTACAcggggaaaccgaggcacagggTAAGGCAGTAACCTCGGCAGAACCAGGGAGTGTATGTGGGAGTGGCGCTGTGTGGGTCAGACGTGGTGGCCCAGAGAGGGCAGGTCGGCGCAGGTTCGGGCTCAGTGCAGGCGCACGTGCTGCGCCAGCTCCGCGGCGTCCTGGAAGCGGCGCGGGCAGAGCGGGCAGGCGTGCGGAGTGCCCGCACGGGCGCGGTGCGTGGCCCGGTGCCGCGACAGGTGGCTGGAGCGCTTGAAGGCCTTGCCGCAGGCGCCGCAGGTAAAGGGCTTGAGGTCCGAGTGCGACACACGGTGGCTTTGCAGCCGAAGCGGGCTGGCAAAGACACGGGCGCACTCCGGGCAGCTGTAGCCCTTACGGGGGCCGGGCTCTCCCGGGGGCGCCTCGCGCTGGGGCGGTCCCCGGggctcctcctccagctgcaccGTGTACATGTAGGGGACCCCGTTGGCGTCGATGAGCAGGTGACGGCCCAGCCGCGGGGGCCTGGGCCCCGCCGCTGAGGAAGGCGTGGATGAGGGGCCTTCCGCCTTGGGGAATGGGGGAGCCTTGGGGGGCGGTGGGTCCATGACCTCCGGAGAGGAGGACCGAGCGTGGGGTGGccgcggcggcagcagcagcatctGGAGCGGCAGCTGGGAGCGGCGGAGGGGAGAGAAGTTAAGATCGCCTCTTCCTTTCAGGAAAAACTGTCTAAAAGGGAAGGCGTCCCCATTCTCGCAGCCTGTCACCCTTTCCGCGCCACTGACCTACCGCTCTACAAAATAAGAACGCACTCCAGCCCAGATCTCCAGCCTCCCTCCATCTGCTCCGGGCCACTCTAACCCGGCTTACCAAGTCCCGCTccacccttcccttcctcctggcTCTCCCTCTGCAGCCATCGCCCTCCCGTTCCCCACGTGGGAACCAATGTCAGAGCAGGGGTGTCTCCTACCTCACCCCCCTAGCCCTGTGGCCTCCAGGACGTCCCCACCTGTCCATTCCTGTCCCCACCGCTCAGCTGCAGCCCGGGCTGCGTCTTTCCCTCAGGGTCCCCACCTACTAGATGCCCTCGGAGCCTCCCCATCTTGGCCACCCCAGGTACTTCCCCAGAGTCCTACTAACCCAATTCCCCACTTTCACTCAAGGCTCCTCTGCTGTCCCCGCGAGTCGCACCTCAAGGcctcaccctgctctctccaCTTGGCCTCTCTTCATCGACAGCCCCTAGGACGCCTCACCCGCTTCCTTTTGTACATCCAGCCCCCCACCTTGCTCCCTGCTCCGTCCCCCCGAGGGTGCCCCCGCCGCTACCGATGACACCGACATCTTTATTTCCTCTCCCCCGGGCCGCCGCCCTCTCCCACAGGCCCCTCCCGAGCCCCGCGTCCCTCCTTCGGGGTGCAGCTGGCACGCCTCCCCTCCCGCCCCTCGCCCCGGCGGCCCGGCGCCGGGCACCTCCAGCCCCGCCCCGGCCCCCGCGGCCCCCCGCCTCCTCGCCCCGCGGGGCGCCCTGCCCCGGAGCCTCTCGGCGGCGGCGGCGTCCCCGCCCCACCGCCCAGCCCGTCGGCCCCAAGGCCGGCTCCTCCCCCATCCCTGCCCCGTACCCGGTGCAGCGGCCTCTCGGGTCCGGGAGCGGGCCGAGGTCCCGGCGGCCCGGGCTTGCCCTGGCGAGCGCCGCGGTGGGACCGAGCTTCCGGGCAACTCCGGGCCGGCGGCGCCGGGTACGCGGGACTGGGGCGCGGGGGCGCGAGGGGCGGCGGCGTCCCTGGGAAAGGGCGCCGGCGGGGAACACGCGCGCCCCGCACGAAGGTTCCGCCGCCGAAGTCGGCCCCTCACCGGGGGACAGCGGCCGAGCTTCAAGAGGCCTGGAAGACCTGCCAaaggcccggcccggcccggctCCCCTGCTCCGGTCCACCTCCCTGGCTGAACAGTTCCGTCGTTCTGAAGGCCCTCAGGGATATTTCTGTCGATGGAGCAAATGGGGAGACAGAGGTCGAGGCCAGCCGTTGCTCTGGTGTGAATAGCCACGATTCTCCCGTCCGCAAATGGGGAAACAGAGGCCCAGGAGGCCAGTTGCCAGATGTGCGGGTGGGAACGTGTGATATTTTGGGTGGGCACATGGGGAAACTGGGCCTGGAGTTTGCTAGATTTATTGGTGGGGAGGTGTGATACTTTCTTGTGGACGCGTGGGGACCTGAAGCCCAGAGTAGGCCGGTCACTGCTGTGTACAGAGGTGTGAAGTTGTGCGCTTCCCACCCAACACGCGGGaaaaccaaggcccagagaaggcCAGGCAGTGCGGGATATGCAGGGGGGAAGGGCGGGCCTCCCCACCCGCAGGTGGGGAAGTGGCCGCCCTGCAGCAAGCCTAGCGCCCAGGTGCTTACTGCCAGCGGGCTGTGCGTCGGCAGAGCTTGGGATGGGGCCCGGTGCGCCTCCCTGGCACACAAGCTCTGGGAGGCCCCGGTGTCAGCAGTGCATGCGGGGACCCTCTCGGGCTGCTGGAGCCCTGGCCCAGGCGTACGCTGAGAAATTGCAGGGTGCGAGGAGAAGTGATGAGTAGGTAGGCGCTTCACACACAGCGCGGCCAGGGAGCCACGCATCACCGACacaggagtgggggcagagcgGCAGTAGCAGCTGGACTCAGCAGAGGAAAAGAAGGGAACCCTTCTCTCGTGCCCAACTCGAGGACCAGAACCTGAACCCCAGCTCTCCTAGGGAGCTGTCCAGCACATCTCTAATGGCAGCAATGCTCTGCCTACTCCATGAGGTCATAGCCACTAGCCACGTGGGGCTCTTGCTCACCTCAAATGAGGTTAATGCCTCTAAGGATAAGTACAAATTTGACTTAAGTCCTCAATTTAAATCTATATAGCCACAGTGGGTACTAGCTACCTACCCTATGGGGTCACTACATATTCCGCCCTCAACCAGTTCAAACTTGAAGCCTGAGGGCCAAAATGGGATCATTATGTTTGATTTGATTACAAAGGGtattgtggtggtggtgatggtggtggttgtAGTTTTGGTTTGGGGCTTTTTATTCCACTATTccaatatttcaaatttcaaatgccAGAAAGTGCACAGATTCGAATTCCCAGGCACACATGGAAATAAACATCCCCAG is a window of Ictidomys tridecemlineatus isolate mIctTri1 chromosome 15, mIctTri1.hap1, whole genome shotgun sequence DNA encoding:
- the Znf580 gene encoding zinc finger protein 580; this encodes MLLLPPRPPHARSSSPEVMDPPPPKAPPFPKAEGPSSTPSSAAGPRPPRLGRHLLIDANGVPYMYTVQLEEEPRGPPQREAPPGEPGPRKGYSCPECARVFASPLRLQSHRVSHSDLKPFTCGACGKAFKRSSHLSRHRATHRARAGTPHACPLCPRRFQDAAELAQHVRLH
- the Znf581 gene encoding zinc finger protein 581, which gives rise to MLVLPSPCPQPLALPSFEAMEAPSPRTGRSPEPGPSSSTGSPQTSSPPRPNHYLLIDTQGVPYTVLVDEESQREPGADGASAQKKCYSCPVCSRVFEYMSYLQRHSITHSEVKPFECDTCGKAFKRASHLARHHSIHRAGGGRPHSCPLCPRRFRDAGELAQHSRVHSGERPFQCPHCPRRFMEQNTLQKHARWKHP